The following proteins come from a genomic window of Gammaproteobacteria bacterium:
- a CDS encoding bifunctional aldolase/short-chain dehydrogenase translates to MKSLWSDAEAKQYSSELAQRVYTSRLLGRDDSLVLHGGGNTSVKIVETNCVGEQQDILYVKGSGWDLVSIEEAGFAPVRMDHLLKLAKLPSLSDADMVNELKTQCTVATAPSPSVETILHATLPYKYVDHTHADAVLSLCNTPDGEQVIREIYGEDTVIIPYIMPGFDLARVCAERFAAEANEKTIGMVLMNHGIFSFAESARESYERMIELVARSEACLASKGAWQLDNIAKPDLTDESKRLPHARLRAELSTVAGKPQLLAHQADAVSEAFSQRDDLRIIAQQGPATPDHVIRTKQLPLLGDDVAAYVAAYQRYFDQHAAKAKQPLSMLNAVPKVLIDKALGLCTVGSSAKEVSIVADIYRHTISIILRAEAWSRWQALPSEDVFEMEYWALEQAKLKNSGTAPTFSGEVALVTGAASGIGRAAVDAMLARGAAVIALDIDAAVITHWKRADVLGLVCDVTQESALEEALEQGVRRFGGLDMLVVNAGVFPGGRSIGEFDMGEWRAVQQVNIDANMQLLKMAHPLLKLAPNGGRVVMMGSKNVAAPGPGASAYSASKAALTQVARIAALEWSGDNIRVNTLHPDCVFDTGIWSDEVLQARAAHYGVTVEQYKRKNLLKVEVTSQDVAELVAESCGPLFAKITGAQIPVDGGNDRVI, encoded by the coding sequence ATGAAAAGTCTCTGGAGTGATGCCGAGGCAAAACAATATTCATCCGAGCTGGCGCAGCGTGTCTATACGTCACGACTGTTGGGTCGTGACGATAGCTTGGTGCTGCATGGCGGGGGGAATACTTCGGTAAAAATAGTTGAGACCAATTGTGTAGGCGAGCAGCAAGATATCCTGTATGTGAAAGGCTCTGGTTGGGATCTGGTTAGTATCGAAGAGGCGGGTTTTGCGCCGGTGCGTATGGATCACCTATTGAAGCTTGCAAAGCTCCCTTCATTGAGTGATGCAGATATGGTTAATGAGCTAAAAACCCAATGTACAGTGGCCACAGCGCCCTCTCCCTCAGTTGAAACCATTCTGCATGCGACGCTACCTTATAAGTATGTCGATCATACCCATGCGGATGCGGTGTTGAGCCTCTGCAATACGCCGGATGGTGAGCAGGTTATTCGCGAAATTTATGGCGAAGATACCGTCATTATCCCCTATATCATGCCGGGTTTCGACTTGGCACGTGTTTGTGCAGAGCGTTTTGCTGCTGAAGCGAATGAGAAGACTATTGGCATGGTGTTGATGAATCATGGCATCTTCTCTTTTGCTGAGAGTGCCCGTGAGTCATATGAGCGAATGATTGAGCTAGTGGCGCGCTCAGAGGCTTGCCTCGCCTCAAAAGGGGCGTGGCAACTCGATAATATTGCGAAACCCGACCTTACAGATGAATCAAAACGCCTTCCCCATGCCAGGCTGCGTGCGGAACTCTCCACGGTTGCGGGCAAGCCGCAGTTGTTGGCGCATCAAGCCGATGCGGTGAGCGAGGCTTTTTCTCAGCGTGATGATTTGCGTATCATTGCTCAGCAAGGCCCGGCAACCCCGGATCACGTGATTCGAACCAAGCAGCTGCCGCTGCTGGGTGATGATGTGGCTGCCTACGTGGCGGCTTATCAACGCTATTTTGATCAGCATGCTGCGAAGGCCAAGCAGCCTCTCTCCATGTTGAATGCCGTGCCGAAGGTGCTTATTGATAAAGCCCTGGGGCTTTGCACGGTGGGTAGCAGTGCTAAAGAGGTCTCGATTGTTGCTGATATCTATCGCCATACCATTTCGATCATACTGCGCGCAGAGGCATGGAGTCGTTGGCAGGCGCTGCCAAGTGAGGATGTTTTTGAAATGGAATATTGGGCGCTGGAGCAGGCTAAATTGAAAAACAGTGGTACAGCTCCCACCTTTTCCGGGGAAGTTGCTTTGGTGACGGGAGCTGCTTCAGGGATTGGTAGGGCGGCTGTTGATGCGATGTTAGCACGCGGTGCGGCGGTTATTGCGCTGGATATTGATGCGGCAGTCATAACGCATTGGAAGCGTGCCGATGTGCTCGGGTTGGTGTGTGATGTGACTCAGGAGAGTGCCCTGGAAGAGGCGCTTGAGCAAGGTGTGCGGCGTTTTGGTGGTTTGGATATGCTGGTTGTTAATGCGGGTGTTTTTCCAGGTGGTCGCTCTATTGGTGAGTTTGATATGGGTGAGTGGAGAGCGGTTCAACAAGTGAATATCGATGCCAATATGCAGCTGCTTAAAATGGCCCACCCACTATTGAAGCTTGCTCCCAATGGTGGCCGTGTGGTGATGATGGGTTCTAAAAACGTAGCCGCACCTGGCCCAGGTGCCAGCGCTTATTCCGCCTCCAAGGCTGCGTTGACCCAAGTTGCACGGATCGCCGCGCTTGAGTGGAGTGGTGACAATATTCGTGTTAACACGCTGCACCCGGACTGTGTTTTTGACACCGGCATCTGGAGTGATGAGGTGTTGCAGGCGCGTGCGGCCCACTATGGTGTGACGGTAGAGCAGTACAAGCGTAAAAACCTGCTGAAGGTAGAGGTAACCAGCCAGGATGTGGCAGAGCTTGTAGCTGAAAGCTGTGGGCCGTTGTTTGCCAAAATAACCGGGGCACAAATACCGGTTGATGGGGGTAATGATCGCGTTATCTAG